Genomic segment of Paenalkalicoccus suaedae:
GATTTCATCGTCACATATTCGGACGATCCTTATTAGGTCGAGAGTTAGTTGAGCTAGAATTAGGCGATAAAGGGCCACTCGTTCATTTAAACGCTGGTTTTCACGCACATGAAGCCATCACGACACCAGTCTTAGTAGAAGCCGTTCTACAATTACTTCCTGAAATGCAGATTGCACCGATGCGTTTTTCTATCGTACCGATGGTTAATCCAGATGGTATTGAGATATTTCTGCATGGGCCGCCTGAGCAAGAGCCTCTTCACACGATGGTTGCTATGCTAAATTATCCTCATCCAACATTCGATACGTGGAAGGCAAATGCAAGAGGGGTTGATTTAAACAACCAATTCCCAGCGAAATGGCACGTTGAAAAGAAACGGAAACCGCCTTTACCATGTCCTCGCGACTTCCCTGGATATGAACCTTTAACAGAGCCAGAGGCACTTGCTATGGTGGATCTCGCCAAGCAACGACTATTTGATTATGTATTCGCTTTTCATACGCAAGGCCGAGAATTTTATTGGGGATATGAGAAAGAGGAGCCATTAGAATCTGTTAAATTAGCGCTCCATTTAGAAGCGTTAACGGGATATAAATCGGTGCCCTATATAGATAGCTTTGCTGGATTTAAAGATTGGTTTATTCATACGTATAAAAAACCAGGTTTTACTGTAGAGTTGGGATTGGGAAAGAACCCTTTACCTGTAGACGACTTCGAGGATTTAGTGAACGATACGAAGGCATTTATACGAGGTACGATCTCCTTTATTTCTCAGCGAAAAGAAAAACGAGCCGACAATAGTTAGGCGGCTCGTTTTTTTTTATGATCAGGCACGAAGCTTTTTCTCCTCATTCATGAGCTGAATGAATACGTCTGCAAAATAAGGGTCAAACTGCGACCCTTTTTCTGCATCAATAATGGCAAGTGCCTCGTCAAAGGACTTCCCCTTTACATAGGGCCGGTCAGAAGTCATAGCATCAAATGCGTCGGCTACTCCAAGTAGTCTGCCAAGAAGTGGAATGTCATCTCCTCTCAGCCCCTCGGGATACCCTCTGCCATCGTAGCGCTCATGATGGTATTTAACACCAGGTAAGATTGGTAATAATTCATCTGGTAAGCCGATATCCTCAAGCATTCTTGCTCCTAATCCTGGATGCTCTTTAATAACATCAAATTCTTCCTTCGTAAGCTTACCTGTTTTAAGTAATATGCTATCTGAAATACCTATTTTGCCAATGTCATGCAGGAGTGCTGAACGTCGAACGACATCAATTTGATCTTCTTCCATATTAAGCGTCTCTGCAATTTTAACCGAATAGTCTGCTACTCGGAACGAGTGTCCAGCCGTATATTCATCTCTAGCATCTAAAGTTGTTGCAAAAACAGCGAAAAGTCCGTCTAAGAGCTCTTCATTGCGTTCATCACGTAAATTAATTCCTGTTACCATCGTATTAAATCCACTGACAAGATCATCAAATTCATCTGCATATGTTTGCTCCATTTTTTCAAAAGTGCCTTCGGAAGCACGAGTGAATTGTGAGGACAAACGTTCGATAGGCTCTTTTATACTCATGTATAGTAGTACAGAACATGCTAATGATACTGCTAAGATGACGACTAAAATAACAGATGACCAGCTCCAATAGCTATCTAACATATTATTTGATGCAGCTATCGTTCGTATCTGTAAAGCGAGTAGCATTAAGACAACAGGAAACGTAGCTGTAAAAATAATACTTAAAAATAATTTTGTACGAATACTCAGAAAATATCTACCATTTAAAAAGATTGGTCGATTGTACATTCTTTTTGCGTATAGATTTATTTGCTGTCCGAGCTCACGACTTGGTCTAGCGCATAAGAAGAATTCAATAAATCCATGCATAATCGCAATCAAAATAGCTCCCACCCACGCATAACCTATGTAGTAATACGGAAAGGAAAGGATATTCATCTCGATAAAAACAATCGTTAAGATCGTCGCTGGAATACCTAAACCGAATAAGTGCGGTCCAATAATTCGAATAAACGTCAGCTTTGGAAAGCGATAAGCAGTTATAAATGCTTCTTCTAACTCCTTATAAGACGGATTACTTTTAATAAAAACATTGTAAATAGACTTCGTATGTTTTTTATATAAGACTAACTCTGCTGAAATCATAATAGTTGCTGATAGAACCATAATTATTAACAAGTATAAGACCTCAGAGGCGCTAAGTATGAGCGTTCGAAAAATAAAAACACTTCCAACTCCGAATACCGCTAGAACAGAGCCGAGTACGTAGCTTATAATAATTTGTCGTTGAAATCTCTGTATAATAGTCTGTTCCATTCGGCCACCACTCCCCTTGCATTAGTATACTCCGAAAAGCAAAAGAAATCACGAGGCTTTTGCAAAAAAACTCCTGCAAAAGTCTCGTGATGAAGTTACCTGTAAATGGAAGTAAGTACCTCTTCTGTTAAGCTTTCAACCGAACCATCAAAAACGACTTTTCCTTCTCGCAGCCCAATGATTCGTGATGCATATTTTTTTGCAAGCTCCACATCATGTACATTAATTATTGTTGTTAATTCTTTTTCGTCATGCATACGTTTTAAAATCTGAAAAATATAATCTGATGTTGTTGGATCTAAACTTGCAACTGGTTCGTCACCTAATAAAATCGATGGTTCTTGCACCATTGCACGCGCGATTCCAACACGCTGTTTTTGACCACCGCTTAAACGTTCTACCCTGCGATCCTCAAACTCTTTTAGACCAACCTCAGACATATAATATTTAGCTAGCGCTTTATCGTTATCACTAAAGATACCTAATATATTTCGCCAGTTTTTATTTTTGCCAAATCTACCAGTCATTACATTTTGCTTCACCGTCATTCTTGGTATGAGATGGAAATGTTGAAAAATCATTCCGATTTCAGAACGTACTTTTTTTAGTTTTGAATCCTGATTCCCTCGGATTAATTGACCATTGACCTTTACCGAGCCTGCTGTCAATAATTGAAGGCCGTTAATGGTTCGAATAAATGTCGACTTGCCTGCTCCACTTCGACCGAGTACACAGACAAATTCTCCTTTATGAATCTGCAAGCTCATATTTTTAAGAGCATGATCTTTACTACCGGGGTATTTGACGGAAGCTCTTTGCCAATCTAATATAACGGTCATTAGATCACCCTCTTTCTTACAATTCCGCCAGTTACATCAACTATAATAACGAGAACCATAATAATAACGATCGCTGTTGCCATGGAGTTATACGCAAGGCTATTGTAATAGTTCATTAAGCTTTGACCTAGGCCTCCGCCTCCAATCATCCCTAACACTAAGGATGTCCTGATTGCTACCTCAAAACGGTAGAAGTACTGAGACAAAATGTTTGGCCAAATTTGTGGAATGATGGCAAAGACTTGTCCGATTCTTCTAGAAGCACCTACAGAACGCATCGCTTCCTGCGGTCCACTGTCGGAGGACTCTACAAGCTCCGCTATTAATTTTGCAAGAACTGCCACATTATGAAGAAAGATAGCTAGGAGTGCTGCAAAAGGACCTAATCCTACCGATACCACAAATATTAATCCAAACACAATTTCTGGAATGGATCGTACAAGGCTTAAGAAAAAGCGAGAGCCATAAAACGTAATGGAAGAACCAGACGTATTCTCGGCTGCGATAAAACTAAGCGGGATAGCAATAAGAAGCGCAGTAAATGTCCCAAAGAATGCCACCGCGAGCGTTATCAAAGATTGTTGCAGTAAATATGGGATAAGGTCTGTTTGAAGCGGTACAAAGCTACGCCCAATAAAGTCGATGGTGTTCTCTAATTCAAAAAGCTCAGAAAAAGAAAATTCTGAGCCTCTAGCACTTAACCATAGGAAAACTCCTAATAAAAGTGCATAAACGATGATTCGTTTACGAAACCACATCATGAATACGACCTACTCATTGCTGTCGTTAGCGTTTGATTCCTCTTCAGCCTCATCTTCTTCCTCAGGCTCAGGATCAAGTAATCCGAACGCTCGCGCTGCTTCAAGGATGCTTTCATATTCATCTGATGATGCTTCTACAAATGCACTTGCTCCACCGAAAATAGAGAGAATTTCAGGCTCTTCAATTTCCATAAATGCTGCCTGAACTTGTTCGATTAGTGCTTCATCTGTTCCGTTTGGAACTGCCCATGGATACTGATAAATTTGATCAGACTCCCAAATAATCTTGTAGTCGTCCTCATTAATCATACCGTCCGCAATTAAAGCATTAAAAATAGCGCTATCAATGGCACCAGCATCTACGTCACCGTTGGCAACCGCATTAGCTGTAATATCATGAGAGCCAGTAAATCTTACACTATTAAAATCATAAGACCCTTCGTTCTCGTAAACGCCACGCTGTAAAAGTTCATAACCAGGTACTGCAAACCCTGATGTAGAGGATTGGCTACCGAAAGCAAAGTCCACCTCTCCTACATTTTCTAAAAGATCATCAAGACTGTCGTAAGGGGCATCCGGTTGCGTGATCATATAAGAATAATAGTAAGGGCTCCCGTCGATCTCCTGCGTAATAATAGCTTCCGCACCAGACTGCTCGTACGCAATTAAGTACGTAACTGGACCGAAGTATGCCAAATCAATTTGGCTGTAATTCAATGCTTCTACAACTGCGTTGTAGCTAGGATAATGCGTCACTTCTACTTCCATATCTAATGACTCTGCTAGATGTTCTTCTAAAAGATCTAAGCCTGTTTGCATTTCTCCTATAGATTGAGAAGGAATGACAGCTACCTCATACACATCAGGATCACCAGCTAGTTGCGTATCCCCTGTGCTGTCGTTTGTAGCCTCGTTTGCGTCAGCATTCGTTGTCGTCTCTTCATTTGTCGTATTAGCTAAGTTCGTCGTGTTGCCCTCGTTATCACCACATGCGGCGAGTAGTAGTGCTCCTGATGCTAGAGTAGTAAGTAATAAGCTTTTTTTCATTTGGATCAATCCTTCCGTTTTGAAATATAAGATGTGACGGTAAAAGCGAGGTCTTCATTGCCAAACAGTGATAAAACGCCAAGTAATTGACTATCATCAATTGGTCCTGCTTCCTCTTTAGAGACCGTAAGCTCCATAGCTTCTGATAAAACATCATTGTTCTTTTGGGTTGGATAGGCTTCTTTATAAATCTCTACCGGGTCTAAATCATGGTTAATACACCACTGGGCAAAGACTAAAACCATCATTTTTTCTTCTTTTTGATAGCCTTCAATAATCTGTTTTTCAACAGAATCTTTATCCATAATCCGCAATTCCCCCTAAAGCTAATCTGTTAACTCCCCTATTATAGTAAAAAAGTGAGGAAATAACGAGAAATAAGCATTCTCGTATTCATACGAGAATGCTTATTCACGTGTAGGAGCGTCCGTAACTCCTTTTAAATGATCCGATCCGTATAAAAGTAAAGCGAGCAATACCACTGCTATAACTACTCCAGCAAAGGAATTGCCATCCACTGCACCACTCATTTTATTCCTCCTTACAACTGCTGACCACTTAACGTATCTAAGATAAGTTGCATAGACATTTCTTGGTCACCTAAAATGACTTGTTGCATGACGTCTTCTTTCTTTGTGTCAAACTTGCCAACTAAGGTTATTGTAATGGAGGCGGATCCACGATAAAGTAGGATACCATCTACTCGCAATTTGCCCGTTAAAAGTAAAAAAGCAACTAAGATATCTAAACCCGGCCCCTTTGTAAAGTCTGTAAGAGAGTTAACGTCACCGCTAAACACACGCCCACACCCTTTCTCTTCATGATATGATATGTAGAGAAGTAAAATGAGTGAGGGGCGACAAACAATGACAAAACGAACGCAGATAGTCGAATATGTAAAGTCTCTGCCAACTACAGGAAGACTTTTACTCATAGTGGCGCTTGCAGGAATTGGCGCTTTAATTGGATACGGGATAGGACAACTTTTAGGGAATCACATTTTATAAAATGGATTCCCTTTTTGCTGCTCTGCGATTATTATATTGCTCAAGTAACCCCATATTATCATTTATGATGGTCTCCATTTCACAAAGATCCTCTCTCGTTACGACAGGATCGTTTTGTGACCATTTAACCGTGTAAATAAAATAATAATTAGGGAACGAACGAAAGATTACTGTTGAGTTTGGAAACTTAGAAAATACTGCTGCGATTGAATAACGTCTTCTATATTCCCAGTCTACGAGTTGCATGACGTCACCACCTTTATTTTAGACTAATATGCAGTCCATAAAAAGGCAAGTAAATTATGGGAATATACGTTCCACTTGTAATAATCACTACTCATTTCATAGGTGTTTAGCGCTAGTTATGCTCGCTTAACTTTATCAACCCACATACTGAATGCTTTCATCGCTCGATCTAGATGCTCTATCGTATCCTCATCGACAAGCTTTTCATCCTTTAATTTATCTTGTATTCCACCAATATAAACCTCTGGTTGTGGCATCGGATATGCTCCACACGCGTGCAAGGTTTGAACGAGCTGAGCTTGAGACGAAATGGTGCCCTGCGCCATCGGTGATGCACCAACGATACAGACTGGCTTTTTATCTAAGACATTCTCATTTGCGACACTACCAGCCCAGTCTAACACGTTTTTTAAAACTCCTGGAGTTCCGTGTGAATACTCAGGTGTAGCAATTAATAGTCCGTCCGCTTGCATAATTTTAGATTTTAATTCTGCGACTGGACCAGGATCTCCGCCCTCTTCTAAATCACCATTAAAGAGAGGTATCGCGTCAATAGACACAATTTCTATTTCTAATCCCTCATAGCTTTTCTCCGCTACTTCTTGTAAAATGGCTTTATTAAACGACTTTTTTCGCAAACTACCTGCAATTCCTACTATTTTTTTCATCCTTTTCTCCTCCTATATCTTTTTGTTCCAACACTGATTCATTGACTTCAAGCTTTATCTAGCCGTAAGATTAATAAAGCTATCTGGTTCGAAAATAGCCTAATAAGCAGTTTTTTAAACGTATTTTTACACATTTAGACGTGCCATCTCTCATGAGAGCCTATTTCCCTTCTCATGTTTTTTTGTGCCAAATTTAAAAGGAGTCCTTTTTATGTCTACTAATCCATTAACAAAACAGGCTAAACGACGTTTAACGCTAACAATTGTTATCATATTAACGTTTACGGTCATGAACGGCACGATGTTTAATGTTGCCATTCCAGATATTGCAGATACATTTAACCTACTTCCATCCCAAGTTACTTGGGTCATGACTAGCTATATTTTAGTATTTGCTATAGGTGCGCTTATGTACGGTAAGCTTGCCGATATTTACCCAATTAAACGTCTATTAACAATAGGGATCATTTTATTTGCAACAGGAGCAACGATTGGACTATTTGCACAAAACTACCCCATGTTAATTGCAGCACGTATTATCCAAGCTATGGGTGGTGCTACGATTCCCGCCTTATCATTTATTATTCCAGCACGCTTTATGCCAGATGAACGCGGTAGAGTTTTTGGTACGATCTCTGCCACTGTAGCTTTTGCCTCTGGACTTGGCCCAATAGCTGGTGGCCTCGTCGGCGGAGCCTTTGATTGGCGCTATTTATTTATCTTGTCCATCCTCTCCGTCTTTGCTATTCCATTTTTACGAAAATGGATTCCGGATGAAGAAACACGACAAGGGAAAGTCGATATTCCAAGTGCCCTTCTTATAGCAATCGCAATTTCTGGACTATTATTCTTCATTACGATGCTAAGCTTTATTGGTCTCGCTGTCTTTTTACTCATGCTAGGGCTATTCATTTACCGGACAAAAACGGTAGATGCTCCTTTCATTGATCCATCGCTTCTAAAAAGTCGATACTACACAACTGCTGTCATGACAAGCTTTTTAGGTACGAGTGCGATGTTTGGAATGATCTTTATCGTCCCTATAATGGCACGATCTGTCTATGATTTATCCACTATTCAAATTGGCCTTTTGCTTCTTCCTGGCGCACTAGGGGCAGCTTTAATCGGTCAGCGTGGCGGACGGGTTGTGGAAGAGAAAGGTAGCTTCCGAGTGCTACAAGTAGCTTTTTTATTAGCTATAGCAGGTAGTTTCCTCATATCCACCTTTGTAGGCTTTCCACCATATATTTTAGCTCTTTGCATCGCCGTTCAATACGTTGCCTTCCCATTAATTCAGAGCTCCACTGCAAATTTACTTACGGATTTAATTCCAAAAGAACGCACTGGTGTAGGCATCGGCATGTTCAACTTAATGAACTTTTTATCTGGGGCGATCTCGAGCGCATTATTTGGAGCCCTGCTTGATTTAGAAAATGTAACGTTACGCTTTAATCCCTTCGCAGGATCTGAAGTCGCTCTGTATTCTAATTTATTTATGATGATCGTTGTCATTACCTTGATTGCTATAACAATGTTTACGCTTGTGTTTAAAAGTCACCGCACATCATAAAAAAAAACGGCTTACTCATTTGCAAATTATCATGAGTTTTTACTCAGATATCTGCAATAAGTAAGCCGTTTTTTAAATAGTGAGATCCATATAAGATCCTTTATTCATCAATTCATTTTCTACTTGCTTCGCTTTTAAGCTTTTTTGCATTCGTACTTGCTCTTTTTGAATCGCTGTCCCTCGTGATGGTACATTCTTTTTACGCTGCTGGATAGCGGCATTTCTAGCAAAGTAGTTTTGCTGGTCGTACTTATTCGTGAGCACATCGGTAAATGTGACCCTTTCAGCACCGTGTAACCTAGGAATTAGAGGGCTATCAGCAGTTTGACGGTTTGCATAGATGGTTGATTGCTCATCTTTAATGGATGATACGTACCCCATATGAAACACCCCTTCCTTTATATATCTATTACCCATATATAAAGAAATGCAATCCTAAAGTTCACTAAGCACTGAAGGGGTCTTAAAGTCCATTCTTAATTAGCAAACGTACGCTGCTCCGACGATAACTAATAAAATAAACAAGACAACAATAAGTGTAAAGCTGTTATAGTAGCTCATGATGTCACCCCCTCCATTCCATATATATGTGAGTATAAGGAATTGGGAAGGGTAAAAACCTAAGAAAGCGAGTACTCTATAAAAGAATACTCGCTAGCTATTACATCATTAATCCGATTCTTTGCCGATATACACAGACTTATCCACAATATCACCTACGCCTATTTTAAGGTGTTTATGACGTGTTTCTTCTATATAATATACACTCGCATCTATCTGCTTATTTTTTTCTGTGATAATTATGTGATAATCTTATTGTCATGAGGTGATGGATATGACGGATGCAGAGCGTAAAGTATTACAAATCATCAAGCACTTACATCAGCAAAAGGATAGAAAGGCTAATTATAAAGAGCTTGGGCTGTTTACAGGTAAGGATAAGAGCGACCTTATTAAG
This window contains:
- the phnC gene encoding phosphonate ABC transporter ATP-binding protein — encoded protein: MTVILDWQRASVKYPGSKDHALKNMSLQIHKGEFVCVLGRSGAGKSTFIRTINGLQLLTAGSVKVNGQLIRGNQDSKLKKVRSEIGMIFQHFHLIPRMTVKQNVMTGRFGKNKNWRNILGIFSDNDKALAKYYMSEVGLKEFEDRRVERLSGGQKQRVGIARAMVQEPSILLGDEPVASLDPTTSDYIFQILKRMHDEKELTTIINVHDVELAKKYASRIIGLREGKVVFDGSVESLTEEVLTSIYR
- the phnD gene encoding phosphate/phosphite/phosphonate ABC transporter substrate-binding protein; translation: MKKSLLLTTLASGALLLAACGDNEGNTTNLANTTNEETTTNADANEATNDSTGDTQLAGDPDVYEVAVIPSQSIGEMQTGLDLLEEHLAESLDMEVEVTHYPSYNAVVEALNYSQIDLAYFGPVTYLIAYEQSGAEAIITQEIDGSPYYYSYMITQPDAPYDSLDDLLENVGEVDFAFGSQSSTSGFAVPGYELLQRGVYENEGSYDFNSVRFTGSHDITANAVANGDVDAGAIDSAIFNALIADGMINEDDYKIIWESDQIYQYPWAVPNGTDEALIEQVQAAFMEIEEPEILSIFGGASAFVEASSDEYESILEAARAFGLLDPEPEEEDEAEEESNANDSNE
- a CDS encoding HD-GYP domain-containing protein; translated protein: MEQTIIQRFQRQIIISYVLGSVLAVFGVGSVFIFRTLILSASEVLYLLIIMVLSATIMISAELVLYKKHTKSIYNVFIKSNPSYKELEEAFITAYRFPKLTFIRIIGPHLFGLGIPATILTIVFIEMNILSFPYYYIGYAWVGAILIAIMHGFIEFFLCARPSRELGQQINLYAKRMYNRPIFLNGRYFLSIRTKLFLSIIFTATFPVVLMLLALQIRTIAASNNMLDSYWSWSSVILVVILAVSLACSVLLYMSIKEPIERLSSQFTRASEGTFEKMEQTYADEFDDLVSGFNTMVTGINLRDERNEELLDGLFAVFATTLDARDEYTAGHSFRVADYSVKIAETLNMEEDQIDVVRRSALLHDIGKIGISDSILLKTGKLTKEEFDVIKEHPGLGARMLEDIGLPDELLPILPGVKYHHERYDGRGYPEGLRGDDIPLLGRLLGVADAFDAMTSDRPYVKGKSFDEALAIIDAEKGSQFDPYFADVFIQLMNEEKKLRA
- a CDS encoding YjcZ family sporulation protein produces the protein MSYYNSFTLIVVLFILLVIVGAAYVC
- the phnE gene encoding phosphonate ABC transporter, permease protein PhnE — protein: MMWFRKRIIVYALLLGVFLWLSARGSEFSFSELFELENTIDFIGRSFVPLQTDLIPYLLQQSLITLAVAFFGTFTALLIAIPLSFIAAENTSGSSITFYGSRFFLSLVRSIPEIVFGLIFVVSVGLGPFAALLAIFLHNVAVLAKLIAELVESSDSGPQEAMRSVGASRRIGQVFAIIPQIWPNILSQYFYRFEVAIRTSLVLGMIGGGGLGQSLMNYYNSLAYNSMATAIVIIMVLVIIVDVTGGIVRKRVI
- a CDS encoding M14 family metallopeptidase, with the translated sequence MISPVNFDHQVLMSHVDDLIQAGFHRHIFGRSLLGRELVELELGDKGPLVHLNAGFHAHEAITTPVLVEAVLQLLPEMQIAPMRFSIVPMVNPDGIEIFLHGPPEQEPLHTMVAMLNYPHPTFDTWKANARGVDLNNQFPAKWHVEKKRKPPLPCPRDFPGYEPLTEPEALAMVDLAKQRLFDYVFAFHTQGREFYWGYEKEEPLESVKLALHLEALTGYKSVPYIDSFAGFKDWFIHTYKKPGFTVELGLGKNPLPVDDFEDLVNDTKAFIRGTISFISQRKEKRADNS
- a CDS encoding NADPH-dependent FMN reductase, with the translated sequence MKKIVGIAGSLRKKSFNKAILQEVAEKSYEGLEIEIVSIDAIPLFNGDLEEGGDPGPVAELKSKIMQADGLLIATPEYSHGTPGVLKNVLDWAGSVANENVLDKKPVCIVGASPMAQGTISSQAQLVQTLHACGAYPMPQPEVYIGGIQDKLKDEKLVDEDTIEHLDRAMKAFSMWVDKVKRA
- a CDS encoding MFS transporter, with amino-acid sequence MSTNPLTKQAKRRLTLTIVIILTFTVMNGTMFNVAIPDIADTFNLLPSQVTWVMTSYILVFAIGALMYGKLADIYPIKRLLTIGIILFATGATIGLFAQNYPMLIAARIIQAMGGATIPALSFIIPARFMPDERGRVFGTISATVAFASGLGPIAGGLVGGAFDWRYLFILSILSVFAIPFLRKWIPDEETRQGKVDIPSALLIAIAISGLLFFITMLSFIGLAVFLLMLGLFIYRTKTVDAPFIDPSLLKSRYYTTAVMTSFLGTSAMFGMIFIVPIMARSVYDLSTIQIGLLLLPGALGAALIGQRGGRVVEEKGSFRVLQVAFLLAIAGSFLISTFVGFPPYILALCIAVQYVAFPLIQSSTANLLTDLIPKERTGVGIGMFNLMNFLSGAISSALFGALLDLENVTLRFNPFAGSEVALYSNLFMMIVVITLIAITMFTLVFKSHRTS